In Chionomys nivalis chromosome 24, mChiNiv1.1, whole genome shotgun sequence, one genomic interval encodes:
- the Il2 gene encoding interleukin-2 produces the protein MYNMQLASCVVLTLALLVNSAPTSSSTKETQQHLTQLLLDLQMLLRGINNDRNPKLPMMLTFKFYMPKKATELKHLHCLEEELGALQSVLDLAQSKSFHLKDAENFISNIRVTVGKLKGSENTSSCEFDDETVTVVEFLSRWIAFCQSIIATMTQ, from the exons ATGTACAACATGCAGCTTGCATCCTGTGTTGTACTGACGCTCGCACTCCTCGTCAACAGCGCGCCCACTTCAAGCTCTACAAAGGAAACACAGCAGCACCTCACGCAGTTATTGCTGGACTTACAGATGCTTCTGAGAGGGATCAAT AATGACAGGAATCCGAAACTCCCCATGATGCTCACGTTTAAATTTTACATGCCCAAGAAG GCCACAGAACTAAAACATCTTCACTGCCTAGAAGAGGAGCTTGGGGCTCTGCAGAGTGTGCTGGATTTGGCTCAGAGCAAAAGCTTTCACTTGAAAGATGCTGAGAATTTCATCAGCAACATCAGAGTAACAGTTGGGAAACTGAAG GGCTCTGAGAACACATCCTCATGTGAATTCGATGATGAGACGGTAACTGTGGTGGAATTTCTGAGCAGATGGATCGCCTTCTGTCAAAGCATCATCGCAACAATGACTCAATAA